From the genome of Gracilibacillus salitolerans, one region includes:
- a CDS encoding heavy metal translocating P-type ATPase, with amino-acid sequence MRKKVFRLAEKQVFRLQGLSCTNCAATFEKNIRKINSVEDVDLNFSAAKLTVHGEATIEELEQAGAFDHIKVYPEKKKAPVIPFYKKRENQLTILSLLFVMVGYVFYFQIGEHHTLTISTFVLAIVIGGYDLIKTGSKNLIKFQFDMKTLMTIAVIGAAIIGEWAEAAVVVFLFALSEALESFSMDKARNSIQSLMEVAPNRATIKRDDQLIEIDVEDVQIGDTMIVKPGEKIAMDGKVKEGMSYVNQAAITGESVPVEKGDGATVFAGSINEEGALVVEVTKSSEDTTIAKIIHLVEEAQAEKAPTQQFVDRFAKYYTPAIMLLALLVIVIPPVFGADWQTWIYNGLAVLVVGCPCALVISTPVAIVTAIGNAARNGVLIKGGIYLEQLANIDAVAFDKTGTITLGKPMVTEVEALRGTEEELLQIAGALEAYSEHPIARAIHKKTTNLLLPEATQFQSITGKGIIATVHGARYKIGNARLFEGIELPSVSENTVLYVGTENELIGYLTVADQPRPNIRQQMKKLHQLGISKTVMLTGDVTNVAENIGQQTGVSDVKAELYPEEKLSYIKRLKQSHRVAMVGDGINDAPALAEANVGIAMGGAGTDVALETADIALMGDDLSKIPYSIQLSKRTLRIIKENIGLALLLKVVALLLVIPGWLTLWLAIFADMGATLLVVFNALRLIRKNEK; translated from the coding sequence AACAAGCAGGAGCTTTTGATCATATTAAAGTATATCCTGAGAAAAAGAAAGCACCGGTCATTCCTTTTTACAAGAAAAGAGAAAATCAGTTAACGATTCTTTCTTTACTATTTGTCATGGTTGGGTATGTATTCTATTTTCAAATAGGAGAGCATCACACTTTAACAATTAGCACCTTTGTACTTGCCATTGTCATTGGTGGATATGATCTAATCAAAACAGGAAGTAAAAACTTGATTAAGTTTCAGTTTGATATGAAAACGTTAATGACGATCGCAGTGATTGGTGCAGCGATTATCGGCGAATGGGCAGAGGCTGCTGTAGTAGTATTCCTGTTTGCTTTGAGTGAAGCATTGGAAAGCTTTTCGATGGATAAAGCACGAAACTCAATCCAATCGTTAATGGAGGTTGCACCGAATCGAGCGACCATTAAACGGGATGACCAATTGATAGAAATCGATGTAGAGGATGTACAAATCGGAGATACGATGATCGTCAAACCTGGGGAAAAAATCGCCATGGATGGTAAGGTTAAAGAAGGAATGTCATACGTTAATCAGGCAGCCATTACAGGTGAGTCCGTTCCAGTTGAAAAAGGAGATGGAGCGACTGTTTTTGCAGGTTCGATTAATGAAGAAGGAGCACTAGTGGTTGAAGTAACCAAATCAAGTGAGGATACAACGATTGCTAAAATCATTCATTTAGTCGAAGAAGCGCAAGCAGAAAAAGCACCAACACAGCAATTTGTCGATCGTTTTGCAAAATATTATACTCCTGCTATCATGTTATTGGCATTACTTGTAATCGTTATTCCACCTGTTTTTGGTGCGGATTGGCAGACATGGATTTACAATGGTTTAGCTGTATTAGTCGTTGGTTGTCCATGCGCATTGGTGATCTCGACGCCAGTTGCGATTGTGACAGCAATTGGTAATGCTGCACGAAATGGCGTGTTGATCAAAGGTGGTATCTATTTAGAACAACTGGCAAACATTGATGCTGTTGCTTTTGATAAGACCGGAACCATTACACTTGGTAAACCTATGGTGACAGAAGTAGAAGCCCTTCGTGGTACAGAAGAAGAGCTTTTGCAAATAGCTGGGGCATTGGAAGCCTATTCCGAACATCCAATAGCACGAGCCATTCACAAAAAAACAACAAATTTACTATTACCAGAAGCAACACAATTTCAATCGATTACCGGTAAAGGGATTATAGCTACGGTTCATGGCGCTCGTTATAAAATTGGAAATGCTAGACTTTTTGAAGGAATCGAGCTTCCGTCCGTTTCAGAAAATACGGTTTTATATGTCGGAACAGAGAATGAACTAATCGGGTATTTAACTGTTGCAGACCAACCTCGACCTAATATCAGACAACAAATGAAGAAACTGCATCAATTAGGTATAAGCAAAACAGTTATGCTGACAGGTGATGTAACCAATGTGGCAGAAAATATTGGCCAACAAACAGGTGTATCAGATGTAAAAGCAGAGCTTTATCCTGAAGAAAAGCTATCTTATATCAAACGATTAAAACAGTCTCATCGAGTTGCAATGGTTGGTGATGGAATCAACGATGCACCGGCGTTAGCAGAAGCAAATGTTGGTATTGCTATGGGCGGTGCTGGTACGGATGTCGCATTGGAAACAGCGGACATTGCTTTAATGGGGGACGATCTATCAAAAATTCCTTATTCGATTCAATTAAGCAAGCGAACATTACGCATTATAAAAGAAAACATTGGCTTAGCTTTATTATTAAAAGTGGTTGCCCTGTTACTTGTGATACCAGGCTGGTTAACATTATGGTTAGCGATTTTTGCAGATATGGGAGCGACTTTACTTGTTGTTTTCAATGCCTTACGGTTAATTCGCAAAAATGAAAAATAA